Sequence from the Rhodococcus jostii RHA1 genome:
ACTCGTCTCGTCCGAACACCTCGGTCTCGACGCGGACCGGGTGAACGTCAACGGCGGCGCGATCGCGCTCGGCCACCCGATCGGTGTCTCCGGGGCACGGATCGTCCTGCATCTCGCGCTCGAACTGCGCCGCCGCGGCGGTGGTGTCGGCGCAGCGGCGCTGTGCGGGGGCGGCGGCCAGGGGCAGGCCCTGATCGTGCACGTCGAACGGTGATTCGATGAGCACCAAGTACGACCTCAACCGCACCGAGATTCTGCGCGTGTCCGCCGAGCTGTTCGCGAGGTCGGGCTACCACGGCACCGGGATCGCCGACCTGGGCACGGCGGTGGGGCTCGGCCGCGGGGCCCTGTACCACTACATCGGCAGCAAGGAGGAAGTCCTGTTCGCGATCAGCAGCCGACAACTCGCGCAGATGAACGACGTGGCCGACGAACTCGCCCTGACCGAACCGGATCCGGAGCTACGCCTCCGCGGTCTCGCCCGGGCCCTGCTCCGCAACATCGCCGAGCACCGCGCGGAGTGGACGGTGTTCTTCCGCGAGTACCACGCCCTGACCGGTGATCGGCGGGTGCGGGTCGTCGCGGCGCGCGAACGGTACGAATCACATTGGCGGCATGCGTTCGAGCAGGGCGTCCGGGACGGCGCGTTCACCCTGTTGCCGCCGTTGATGATCAAGGGTGTACTCGGCATGTTCAACTACAGCTACCTCTGGCTCACCGCCGACGGCGCCCGCACCC
This genomic interval carries:
- a CDS encoding TetR/AcrR family transcriptional regulator yields the protein MSTKYDLNRTEILRVSAELFARSGYHGTGIADLGTAVGLGRGALYHYIGSKEEVLFAISSRQLAQMNDVADELALTEPDPELRLRGLARALLRNIAEHRAEWTVFFREYHALTGDRRVRVVAARERYESHWRHAFEQGVRDGAFTLLPPLMIKGVLGMFNYSYLWLTADGARTPEEIADGFLDALITGLAAPNP